Part of the Leptolyngbya sp. 'hensonii' genome is shown below.
CCCTTTTCTTTTAAGGTCAATGACCTGATTCAGGGGCTAGATTTTGCCTATCCTGCAGCAGTCAAAATTGGGGGGTTGAGCAGCACGGGTGCCCTGGGTGGCAGTAATGGCCTGTTCTGTGATTACCGCTTCTATCGGGAAGGAACAGTCGGTGTGGCCCTCAGTGGGGATATTATCCTGGAGGCGATCGTGGCTCAGGGATGCCGTCCGATCGGGGATCCTTACCGGGTTACGGCAGGGGAACAGAATGTCATGCTGGAATTGGAAGAACAGGATGCTGGGGCCGGGGGCAGCAAGACCCGGACTCCCCTGGAAGTGCTCCAAAAGCTAATTCAGGGATTGAGCGAAGAAGAGCGGTCCCTAGCCCAACATTCCCTATTTATTGGGGTGGCCCGAAATGAGTTTAAGCAGCAGTTAGAGCCGGGTGACTTTTTGATTCGTAATCTGTTGGGGGTTGATCCCAGGGTGGGCGCGATCGCGATCGGGGATCGGGTGCGACCCGGTCAGCGGATCCAATTTCACCTGCGGGATGCCAAAGCATCGGCGGATGACCTGGAAACGCTCCTGAAACGCTATCGGGACCAGGCCCAATCGGGTAAATCTGGGGCGGTAGGGGCCTTGATGTTTTCCTGTCTGGGCCGGGGGGAGGGTCTGTATGGGGAACCAAATTTTGATTCCCGCCTGTTCAATCACTATTTGGGAAGCCTGCCGCTCAGTGGTTTCTTCTGTA
Proteins encoded:
- a CDS encoding FIST N-terminal domain-containing protein codes for the protein MQDSTYDRMKWANAISRRPSLEAAVSEVIEQAEQALKVPADLALVFISSAFASDYPRLMPLLREKLAVPHLLGCGGGGVIGMSQGQAEEVEGEPALSLSLAYLPGVQIRTFHVSTEVLPDLDSPPNAWTDLIGVPQSENPHFILLADPFSFKVNDLIQGLDFAYPAAVKIGGLSSTGALGGSNGLFCDYRFYREGTVGVALSGDIILEAIVAQGCRPIGDPYRVTAGEQNVMLELEEQDAGAGGSKTRTPLEVLQKLIQGLSEEERSLAQHSLFIGVARNEFKQQLEPGDFLIRNLLGVDPRVGAIAIGDRVRPGQRIQFHLRDAKASADDLETLLKRYRDQAQSGKSGAVGALMFSCLGRGEGLYGEPNFDSRLFNHYLGSLPLSGFFCNGEIGPIGDSTFLHGYTSVFGICRQP